One window from the genome of Antechinus flavipes isolate AdamAnt ecotype Samford, QLD, Australia chromosome X, AdamAnt_v2, whole genome shotgun sequence encodes:
- the LOC127543023 gene encoding uncharacterized protein LOC127543023 — MGKKTQILPHDLVPEEKSFFQKAKSLFPGPPHRVTPCSSSSDEQVLDVEGQNGIPAAASARQEEEVAGPSWGPSSALAAPSSSLEVPLLLEELFPPGLPRVLEKVMQAWADKSHRDTRSETSSSEITSESSSTWDQGDDSEAEEEQTRVISIKKTFGDPSSKKVHPAPPTECTTCQEMPHEPSFNWPLAKDAQGQQESPASSPAKGRQGLWKRRGKVQPALDAKSKTTPRTDREQSSSSAQRQGPETNRGCFRGFWRSLFSGGR, encoded by the exons ATGGGGAAGAAAACTCAGATATTGCCCCACG ACTTGGTCCCGGAGGAGAAGAGCTTTTTCCAGAAGGCCAAATCCCTTTTCCCAGGTCCCCCTCATCGGGTTACTCCCTGCTCCTCAAGCAGTGATGAGCAAGTGCTGGATGTGGAGGGCCAGAACGGCATCCCGGCTGCCGCCTCAGCAaggcaggaggaggaggtagCGGGCCCATCCTGGGGGCCAAGTTCAGCTTTGGCGGCTCCTTCTAGTTCGCTGGAAGTTCCCCTGCTTCTGGAGGAACTATTCCCTCCTGGTTTGCCCAGGGTCCTGGAGAAAGTCATGCAGGCCTGGGCTGACAAGAGCCACAGGGACACAAGATCCGAGACATCCTCCTCCGAGATCACCTCGGAATCCTCTTCCACATGGGACCAAGGGGACGATTCTGAAGCCGAGGAAGAACAAACGCGAGTCATCTCGATCAAAAAGACCTTTGGTGATCCAAGCAGCAAGAAAGTGCATCCAGCCCCTCCCACAGAATGCACCACGTGCCAGGAAATGCCCCACGAGCCCTCCTTCAATTGGCCCCTAGCAAAAGATGCTCAAGGCCAACAAGAGAGCCCAGCCTCTTCCCCCGCCAAAGGCAGGCAAGGGCTCTGGAAAAGGAGAGGCAAAGTCCAGCCAGCCTTGGATGCCAAGTCTAAAACAACTCCGAGGACGGACCGCGAGCAATCCTCTTCAAGCGCCCAGAGACAAGGCCCAGAGACAAACCGAGGTTGCTTTCGGGGCTTTTGGAGAAGTTTATTCTCTGGAGGACGGTAG